One window of the Equus caballus isolate H_3958 breed thoroughbred chromosome 2, TB-T2T, whole genome shotgun sequence genome contains the following:
- the LSM10 gene encoding U7 snRNA-associated Sm-like protein LSm10 isoform X1: protein MAAWCRPVVLRVWPPRPATSPSTENMLERHILGPHLKRAELETGSEAQQSVLTSPAGSSQQCGRMAVSHSVKERTISENSLIILLQGLQGQVTTVDLRDESVARGRIDNVDAFMNIRLANVTYTDRWGHQVELDDLFVTGRNVRYVHIPDDVNITATIEQQLQVIHRVRNFGGKGQGRREFPSKKYK from the exons ATGGCTGCATGGTGTAGACCAGTCGTTCTCAGAGTGTGGCCCCCCAGACCAGCAACATCACCATCAACGGAGAACATGTTAGAAAGGCACATCCTTGGACCCCACCTCAAACGGGCTGAGTTAGAAACTGGGAgtgaggcccagcaatctgttttaacaagtcctGCAG GGAGCAGCCAGCAGTGTGGAAGAATGGCCGTCAGCCACTCAGTGAAGGAGCGGACCATCTCAGAGAACAGCCTGATCATCCTGCTGCAGGGCCTCCAGGGCCAGGTAACCACTGTGGACCTGCGGGATGAGAGCGTGGCCCGGGGACGCATAGACAATGTTGATGCTTTCATGAACATCCGCCTGGCCAACGTCACCTACACAGACCGCTGGGGGCATCAGGTCGAGCTGGATGACCTCTTTGTGACGGGCCGTAACGTCCGTTACGTCCACATCCCAGATGATGTGAACATCACCGCTACCATTGAGCAGCAGCTGCAGGTCATCCATCGGGTGCGCAACTTTGGCGGCAAGGGCCAAGGCCGGCGGGAATTTCCCTCCAAAAAGTATAAATGA
- the LSM10 gene encoding U7 snRNA-associated Sm-like protein LSm10 isoform X2, giving the protein MAVSHSVKERTISENSLIILLQGLQGQVTTVDLRDESVARGRIDNVDAFMNIRLANVTYTDRWGHQVELDDLFVTGRNVRYVHIPDDVNITATIEQQLQVIHRVRNFGGKGQGRREFPSKKYK; this is encoded by the coding sequence ATGGCCGTCAGCCACTCAGTGAAGGAGCGGACCATCTCAGAGAACAGCCTGATCATCCTGCTGCAGGGCCTCCAGGGCCAGGTAACCACTGTGGACCTGCGGGATGAGAGCGTGGCCCGGGGACGCATAGACAATGTTGATGCTTTCATGAACATCCGCCTGGCCAACGTCACCTACACAGACCGCTGGGGGCATCAGGTCGAGCTGGATGACCTCTTTGTGACGGGCCGTAACGTCCGTTACGTCCACATCCCAGATGATGTGAACATCACCGCTACCATTGAGCAGCAGCTGCAGGTCATCCATCGGGTGCGCAACTTTGGCGGCAAGGGCCAAGGCCGGCGGGAATTTCCCTCCAAAAAGTATAAATGA